One window from the genome of Schistocerca piceifrons isolate TAMUIC-IGC-003096 chromosome 8, iqSchPice1.1, whole genome shotgun sequence encodes:
- the LOC124711885 gene encoding uncharacterized protein LOC124711885, with the protein MKSSGGACSLLLLTMAAVCSGRNATEYFQQARFQHIPSRPEDALIFFTAAAPPLICELEMDGDWAGGDRLKADLILKLAYARSFYTCSFERNATSHADLKLILKRLPRVFVSEGERKLVYISSEVRCTTDSQLPEEYFHVRIQRPNEEGQVKCRFRSLDEKLYVRFPGYPTIICQVNYPNWQYRFKLLGIVGDWLECAFQVYSDLDTNDKHSEKLLHHSLVSGLPTRADGRLSNVVCSRHSSLYGTGHFQVRLPGSTIYDCSFSNTTSHS; encoded by the coding sequence ATGAAGAGCTCGGGCGGGGCTTGCAGCCTCCTGCTGCTGACGATGGCGGCAGTGTGCAGCGGCCGCAACGCCACAGAATACTTCCAGCAGGCGAGATTCCAGCACATTCCCTCCAGGCCCGAGGACGCCCTCATCTTCTTCACGGCCGCTGCTCCGCCCCTCATTTGCGAGCTGGAGATGGATGGCGACTGGGCAGGGGGAGACCGTTTGAAAGCCGACCTCATTCTCAAATTGGCATACGCCAGGTCGTTCTACACGTGTTCGTTCGAAAGAAATGCTACATCACACGCTGATTTGAAATTGATACTTAAACGTCTACCACGAGTTTTCGTTTCCGAAGGGGAGCGTAAATTAGTCTATATCAGCAGCGAAGTCAGATGCACTACCGATTCACAGCTGCCAGAGGAATATTTCCATGTGAGAATACAGCGCCCTAATGAGGAAGGTCAAGTGAAATGTCGTTTCCGTAGCCTGGACGAAAAGTTGTACGTCAGGTTTCCAGGGTACCCCACCATTATATGCCAAGTAAATTATCCTAACTGGCAGTATCGTTTTAAGCTGCTAGGTATTGTTGGCGACTGGCTGGAATGTGCATTCCAGGTGTACTCAGACCTGGACACAAATGACAAGCACTCAGAGAAACTGCTCCATCATTCCTTGGTCAGCGGTCTCCCTACTCGTGCAGATGGCAGACTTTCAAATGTCGTATGCTCGCGCCATTCAAGTCTTTATGGAACCGGCCATTTTCAAGTAAGACTGCCGGGTAGCACAATTTACGACTGCAGTTTCTCAAACACTACGAGCCACTCCTGA